One Takifugu rubripes chromosome 2, fTakRub1.2, whole genome shotgun sequence genomic region harbors:
- the ivd gene encoding isovaleryl-CoA dehydrogenase, mitochondrial isoform X1: MFAVRNALRIASRISFPAVPRRGCAGAALPVDDIVNGLTDDQIQLRQTVRKFCEEKLAPYADEIDKNNEFPRMREFWKDLGEMGFLGITAPVEDGGVGLGYLDHIIVLEEMSRVSGGIALSYGAHSNLCVNQMVRHANEKQKEKYMPKLLTGEHVGALAMSEPNAGSDVVSMKLKAKKQGDYYVLNGNKFWITNGPDADVLIVYAKTDPGAHQRGITAFIVEKGMPGFSTAQKLDKLGMRGSNTCELIFEDCKIPEENVLGSLNKGVYVMMSGLDLERLVLAAGPLGIMQAVLDCAVPYLHVREAFGQKIGHFQLMQGKMADMYTRLSSCRQYVYNVARACDKGHVSTKDCAGVILYCAENATQVALDGIQCLGGNGYINDYPTGRFLRDAKLYEIGAGTSEIRRLIIGRSFNALFK, encoded by the exons ATGTTTGCCGTCAGAAACGCACTCCGCATCGCCTCCAGGATCTCTTTTCCCGCCGTGCCGAGACGAGGATGCGCAGGTGCTGCTCTCCCTGTGGACGATATCGTGAACGGACTCACCGACGATCAGATCCAG CTCAGGCAGACGGTGCGGAAATTCTGTGAAGAAAAACTGGCACCTTATGCTGATGAGATTGACAAGAACAATGAGTTTCCAAGAATGCGG GAATTTTGGAAAGATCTGGGGGAAATGGGATTCCTTGGGATCACTGCTCCAG TGGAAGACGGTGGAGTCGGTTTGGGCTACCTCGATCACATCATCGTGCTGGAGGAAATGTCTCGAGTGTCAGGTGGCATCGCCCTCAGCTACGGTGCCCATTCTAACCTGTGTGTTAACCAGATGGTGCGCCATGCCAACGAGAAACAGAAGGAGAAGTACATGCCGAAG ctgttgACAGGCGAGCACGTAGGAGCGCTGGCCATGAGCGAGCCCAACGCCGGCTCCGATGTCGTATCCATGAAGCTCAAAGCAAAGAAGCAGG GCGACTATTATGTCCTGAACGGGAACAAGTTCTGGATCACAAACGGGCCCGACGCCGATGTTTTAATTGTTTACGCGAAGACAGATCCTGGCGCGCACCAGCGAGGCATCACAGCTTTCATTGTTGAAAAG GGAATGCCGGGTTTCTCCACTGCACAGAAGCTGGACAAGCTGGGCATGAGGGGATCAAACACCTGCGAGCTCATCTTTGAAGACTGCAAAATTCCAG AGGAAAACGTCCTCGGTTCATTAAATAAAGGCGTTTATGTGATGATGAGCGGCTTGGACCTGGAGAGGCTGGTGCTGGCCGCTGGACCGCTCGG CATCATGCAGGCAGTTTTAGACTGCGCTGTCCCCTACCTTCACGTTAGAGAGGCCTTTGGACAGAAGATCGGACATTTTCAG CTGATGCAAGGCAAGATGGCCGACATGTACACCAGATTGAGCTCCTGTCGGCAGTACGTGTACAATGTCGCCCGGGCCTGCGACAAAGGACACGTCAGTACGAAG gactGCGCCGGAGTCATCCTGTATTGTGCGGAGAACGCCACTCAAGTCGCTCTGGACGGCATTCAGTGTTTGG GGGGCAACGGCTACATCAATGACTACCCCACCGGACGCTTCCTGCGCGACGCAAAGCTGTATGAAATCGGCGCCGGCACCAGCGAGATTCGCAGACTCATCATCGGACGCTCTTTCAACGCCCTGTTCAAATAG
- the ivd gene encoding isovaleryl-CoA dehydrogenase, mitochondrial isoform X2, with product MFAVRNALRIASRISFPAVPRRGCAGAALPVDDIVNGLTDDQIQLRQTVRKFCEEKLAPYADEIDKNNEFPRMREFWKDLGEMGFLGITAPVEDGGVGLGYLDHIIVLEEMSRVSGGIALSYGAHSNLCVNQMVRHANEKQKEKYMPKLLTGEHVGALAMSEPNAGSDVVSMKLKAKKQGDYYVLNGNKFWITNGPDADVLIVYAKTDPGAHQRGITAFIVEKGMPGFSTAQKLDKLGMRGSNTCELIFEDCKIPEENVLGSLNKGVYVMMSGLDLERLVLAAGPLGIMQAVLDCAVPYLHVREAFGQKIGHFQLMQGKMADMYTRLSSCRQYVYNVARACDKGHVSTKDWCGGPVRGHCSHIFLSPRC from the exons ATGTTTGCCGTCAGAAACGCACTCCGCATCGCCTCCAGGATCTCTTTTCCCGCCGTGCCGAGACGAGGATGCGCAGGTGCTGCTCTCCCTGTGGACGATATCGTGAACGGACTCACCGACGATCAGATCCAG CTCAGGCAGACGGTGCGGAAATTCTGTGAAGAAAAACTGGCACCTTATGCTGATGAGATTGACAAGAACAATGAGTTTCCAAGAATGCGG GAATTTTGGAAAGATCTGGGGGAAATGGGATTCCTTGGGATCACTGCTCCAG TGGAAGACGGTGGAGTCGGTTTGGGCTACCTCGATCACATCATCGTGCTGGAGGAAATGTCTCGAGTGTCAGGTGGCATCGCCCTCAGCTACGGTGCCCATTCTAACCTGTGTGTTAACCAGATGGTGCGCCATGCCAACGAGAAACAGAAGGAGAAGTACATGCCGAAG ctgttgACAGGCGAGCACGTAGGAGCGCTGGCCATGAGCGAGCCCAACGCCGGCTCCGATGTCGTATCCATGAAGCTCAAAGCAAAGAAGCAGG GCGACTATTATGTCCTGAACGGGAACAAGTTCTGGATCACAAACGGGCCCGACGCCGATGTTTTAATTGTTTACGCGAAGACAGATCCTGGCGCGCACCAGCGAGGCATCACAGCTTTCATTGTTGAAAAG GGAATGCCGGGTTTCTCCACTGCACAGAAGCTGGACAAGCTGGGCATGAGGGGATCAAACACCTGCGAGCTCATCTTTGAAGACTGCAAAATTCCAG AGGAAAACGTCCTCGGTTCATTAAATAAAGGCGTTTATGTGATGATGAGCGGCTTGGACCTGGAGAGGCTGGTGCTGGCCGCTGGACCGCTCGG CATCATGCAGGCAGTTTTAGACTGCGCTGTCCCCTACCTTCACGTTAGAGAGGCCTTTGGACAGAAGATCGGACATTTTCAG CTGATGCAAGGCAAGATGGCCGACATGTACACCAGATTGAGCTCCTGTCGGCAGTACGTGTACAATGTCGCCCGGGCCTGCGACAAAGGACACGTCAGTACGAAG GACTGGTGCGGGGGGCCTGTGCGAGGCCATTGTTCTCACATTTTTCTGTCGCCGCGCTGCTGA
- the itpka gene encoding inositol-trisphosphate 3-kinase A, whose protein sequence is MPKEYKRRTSKEFSLSGTAADEGSRLGSEHAGGSSHQDEEQTPPSSVRMDAHSVPQVTITPEGSGCSREMQQKDWEDEVTGPLRRNLSSSSISSTGSSAVESEDDLLSDSESKSKGLVTLENLVDAGESKPPWWKLKTIVQWPFSASQRRKVNWVQLAGHKGNFKAADEGNILKKFSENEMRCFTKLEGDVLLPFVPGYHGVVKKDGESYLHMTDLLANFDLPNVMDCKMGVRTYLEEELVRARERPKPREDLYNKMVEVDSGGPSPEEHSQRGVTKPRYMQWRESMSSTNTLGFRIEGTKKCDGTCRTDFKKTRCEQDVIQVFKDFVEGNVSIIMSYLSRLREIQQALKVSDFFKQHEVIGSSLLFIHDHTGKAQVWIIDFGKTTPLPEGQTLKHDIPWQEGNREDGYLWGLENLIHTLEAVEEETREETAHMDTIEECHTIDRDGQ, encoded by the exons ATGCCCAAGGAGTACAAGAGGCGGACCTCCAAAGAGTTCTCCCTCTCTGGCACAGCAGCAGACGAGGGGTCTCGTTTGGGGTCAGAGCACGCCGGGGGTTCGTCCCACCAGGATGAGGAGCAGACCCCCCCGTCCTCGGTAAGGATGGATGCGCACTCGGTGCCGCAGGTCACCATCACCCCGGAGGGGAGCGGCTGCTCGCGGGAGATGCAACAGAAGGACTGGGAAGACGAGGTGACGGGTCCTCTGCGTAGGAacctgtccagctcctccatctcctccacaggATCCTCCGCTGTGGAGTCGGAGGATGACCTCCTGAGTGACAGCGAGAGCAAAAGCAAAGGTCTGGTAACTCTGGAGAATCTGGTGGATGCAGGAGAG AGCAAACCCCCATGGTGGAAGTTGAAGACCATCGTGCAGTGGCCCTTCAGCGCCAGCCAGAGGAGGAAAGTGAACTGGGTTCAGCTGGCGGGCCATAAAG GTAACTTCAAAGCGGCCGACGAGGGCAACATCCTGAAGAAGTTCTCCGAAAACGAGATGCGGTGCTTCACGAAGCTGGAGGGTGACGTGCTGCTGCCATTTGTGCCCGGTTACCATGGCGTCGTGAAGAAGGATGGCGAGTCCTACCTTCACATGACCGACCTGCTGGCGAACTTTGACCTTCCCAACGTGATGGACTGCAAGATGGGAGTGAG AAcatacctggaggaggagctggtacGGGCTCGCGAAAGGCCCAAACCCAGGGAGGACCTGTACAACAAAATGGTGGAGGTGGACAGCGGGGGGCCGAGCCCCGAGGAGCATTCCCAACGAGGCGTCACCAAGCCCCGCTACATGCAGTGGAGAGAGAGCATGAGCTCCACCAACACGCTGGGCTTCAGAATAGAAGGAACCAAG AAATGCGACGGCACGTGTCGAACCGACTTCAAGAAAACTAGATGCGAGCAGGATGTCATCCAAGTGTTCAAGGACTTTGTGGAAGGGAACGTCAGCATCATC ATGTCGTACCTGAGCAGACTGAGAGAGATCCAGCAGGCCCTGAAGGTGTCTGACTTTTTCAAACAACATgag GTCATAGGCAGCTCTCTTCTCTTTATCCACGACCACACAGGCAAGGCCCAGGTTTGGATCATTGACTTTGGTAAGACTACACCACTACCAGAGGGCCAGACGTTGAAACACGACATTCCCTGGCAAGAAGGCAACCGGGAGGACGGCTACCTGTGGGGGCTGGAGAATCTCATCCACACACTAGAGGCTGTAGAGGAAGAGACGAGGGAGGAAACGGCTCACATGGACACCATAGAAGAATGCCACACCATAGACAGAGATGGTCAGTGA